The Nocardia sp. NBC_00508 nucleotide sequence GCTACCCCGGCGGCTACTACGTGGAGCCGACGATCTTCGCCGGCCGCAACGACATGCGGATCTTCCAGGAGGAGATCTTCGGGCCCGTCGTGTCGGTGACCACCTTCGACTCCATCGACGAGGCGCTGAAACTCGCCAACGACACCCTCTACGGTCTCGGCGCCGGGGTGTGGACCCGCGACATCAACTCCGCCTACCGGCTCGGCCGCCAGATCAAGGCGGGCCGGGTCTGGACCAACTGCTATCACGCCTATCCCGCGCACGCGGCCTTCGGCGGCTACAAGAAGTCCGGCATCGGACGCGAGAACCACCGCATGATGCTCGACCACTACCAGCAGACGAAGAACCTGCTGGTCAGCTACTCCCCGGACAAGCTCGGATTCTTCTGATGCCCGATCCGGTCCGGCGCGTCGAGCTCACCGAGTCGGCGGAAGCGCTGCTGCACAGGCTGATCGAGCAGCACGGCCCGGTCATGTTCCACCAGTCCGGCGGCTGCTGCGACGGCAGCTCACCGATGTGCTACCCGCGTGGCGAGTTCCGGGTCGGCGCCTCCGACGTGCTGCTCGGGCGCCTCGACCCGGACACCCCGTTCTGGATGAGCGCCGACCAGTTCGAGTACTGGCGCCACACCCACCTCACCGTCGACGTGGTGCCCGGCCGCGGCAGCGGGTTCTCCCTGGAAGCGCCCGAAGGCGTGCGCTTCCTGATCCGCTCGCGGTTGCTCACCGACGAGGAACTGACCCGCCTCGGCACGCGGCCACCACGAACCGGGGCCGATCAGCCGTACTGACCGGGGCACCGACTGTCTGCCGGACAACGGCAGCGCCGGTGCGCCGACCGGGCTGCTCACCGAAACGCCGCCTCGGTGAGCAGCCCGCCTTCTTCCGGTCGCGACCACGAGAAAATTCCATGCGGGAATAACCGAGGAGCGGATACCGTCGTTCGAGATGATTAGGTAAGCGAACGAGAGGGGCCGCGGGTGGCGACCGAGACCATGACGGCGCCCATCGGGCTGCGCTCGGAACGGGGCGCGATTCTCGGTTCGCTGATGCTGGCGACCGGGCTGGTCGCGCTCGATTCGACCGTCATCGCCACAGCGGTACTGACCATCACCGACAATCTCGGCGGCTTCGCGCAGTTTCCCTGGCTGTTCTCGATCTATCTGCTGGCGCAGGCGGTGACGGTGCCGATCTACGGCAAGCTCGCCGACACCGTCGGTCGCAAACCGGTGATCCTGTTCGGCATCGCGATATTCGCGCTGGGTTCGCTGCTGTGTGGAGTGGCGACCAGCATGCTCGCGTTGATCGTTTTCCGCGCGGTGCAGGGGATCGGCGCCGGGGCGATCCAGCCGATGACGATGACCATCGCCGGTGACCTGTATACGTTGTCCGAGCGCGCCAGGGTGCAGGGCTACCTGGCCAGCGTGTGGGCCATGTCGAGCGTGGCGGGTCCGCTGCTCGGCGGCCTGTTCGCCGAATATGCCGGCTGGCGCTGGATCTTCCTGATCAACCTTCCGCTCGCCGCGCTCGCCGGCTGGATGCTGGTGCGCAGCTTCACCGAGAGCGCGCCGCGGCGCAGGCAGCGCGTCGACTACCTCGGCGCGGCCCTGCTCACCCTCGGCGCCGGTGCGCTGATCCTGGGACTGCTCGAGGGCGGTCAGGCGTGGGCGTGGTCCTCCCCCGTCAGCATCGGGATTTTCGGCGGCGGCGCGGTCGTGCTCGTGCTGTTCGGGCTGGTGGAGCGGAGGGCGGAGAATCCGATTCTGCCGCTGTGGGTGTTCACCCGCCGCGTGGTGATCGCGAGCAGCCTGGTGTCGGTGCTGATCGGAGCCATCCTGCTCGGCTTGACCTCCTACGTCCCGACTTTCACCCAGGGCGTGCTCGGCACCGGCGCGCTCGTCGCGGGGCTCACGGTGGGCGCGCTCACCCTGGGCTGGCCGCTGGCCGCCTCCCAGGCCGGAAAGGTATACCTGCGGTTGGGCTTTCGCACGAGCGCCCTGATCGGCAGCGGACTGGCCGCGCTCGGGGCCGCCAGCACGCTCCTGATCACGCAGGACTCGACGCTGTGGCAGGTCGCCGCATCCTGTTTCGTCATCGGCATCGGCATGGGCCTGGTCGC carries:
- a CDS encoding DUF779 domain-containing protein → MPDPVRRVELTESAEALLHRLIEQHGPVMFHQSGGCCDGSSPMCYPRGEFRVGASDVLLGRLDPDTPFWMSADQFEYWRHTHLTVDVVPGRGSGFSLEAPEGVRFLIRSRLLTDEELTRLGTRPPRTGADQPY
- a CDS encoding MDR family MFS transporter is translated as MATETMTAPIGLRSERGAILGSLMLATGLVALDSTVIATAVLTITDNLGGFAQFPWLFSIYLLAQAVTVPIYGKLADTVGRKPVILFGIAIFALGSLLCGVATSMLALIVFRAVQGIGAGAIQPMTMTIAGDLYTLSERARVQGYLASVWAMSSVAGPLLGGLFAEYAGWRWIFLINLPLAALAGWMLVRSFTESAPRRRQRVDYLGAALLTLGAGALILGLLEGGQAWAWSSPVSIGIFGGGAVVLVLFGLVERRAENPILPLWVFTRRVVIASSLVSVLIGAILLGLTSYVPTFTQGVLGTGALVAGLTVGALTLGWPLAASQAGKVYLRLGFRTSALIGSGLAALGAASTLLITQDSTLWQVAASCFVIGIGMGLVATPTLIAAQTSAEWSERGVVTSANMFARSIGSAVGVAVFGAIVNSRIGHTDHPLPGTLAAAVHLVFVTIAVMAVVMVVASAMMPSRDSAGTRPPGRRWPGEATRPGQTVKMRPGAA